The following proteins are encoded in a genomic region of Streptomyces collinus Tu 365:
- the thpR gene encoding RNA 2',3'-cyclic phosphodiesterase: protein MRLFAAVLPPADVTDELAAEVAVLRRLPGADGLRWTGRPGWHFTLAFYGEVDDGLVPDLSDRLEHAARRTDPFPLAVAGGGQFGHGRALWAGARGDLDALRLLADRAEAAARRAGVPMGEHRRYKAHLTVARSRDGVDARPYVEGLRDFTSRTWSVADLVLVRSNLPTSGVPGEQPRYEAVARWALGRTG, encoded by the coding sequence ATGAGACTCTTCGCCGCCGTGCTGCCCCCCGCGGACGTGACGGACGAGCTGGCGGCCGAGGTGGCCGTGTTGCGCCGGCTGCCGGGTGCCGACGGGCTGCGCTGGACCGGCCGGCCCGGCTGGCACTTCACGCTCGCCTTCTACGGCGAGGTCGACGACGGACTCGTCCCCGACCTGTCGGACCGGCTGGAGCACGCGGCCCGGCGCACCGACCCGTTCCCGCTGGCGGTCGCGGGCGGCGGGCAGTTCGGGCACGGCCGGGCGCTGTGGGCGGGAGCCCGCGGTGACCTGGACGCCCTGCGGCTGCTGGCCGACCGGGCGGAGGCGGCGGCCCGCAGGGCGGGTGTGCCGATGGGCGAGCACCGCCGCTACAAGGCCCACCTGACGGTGGCACGCAGCCGGGACGGGGTGGACGCGCGGCCGTACGTGGAGGGCCTGCGCGACTTCACGAGCCGCACCTGGTCCGTGGCCGATCTGGTGCTGGTGCGCAGCAACCTGCCCACCTCCGGGGTGCCCGGGGAGCAGCCCCGGTACGAGGCGGTCGCCCGCTGGGCACTCGGGCGGACCGGTTAG
- a CDS encoding DUF2530 domain-containing protein yields the protein MAKWTPKHEAPEPLEGPVVATITGGTIVWFVLFLVQLPFYGWFADHGHAWWVWTCLAGGGLGLIGVWYVRRRDAALKRSAALESASVE from the coding sequence ATGGCTAAGTGGACCCCCAAGCACGAGGCGCCGGAGCCCCTGGAGGGCCCCGTGGTCGCCACCATCACCGGCGGCACGATCGTGTGGTTCGTCCTCTTCCTGGTCCAGCTCCCCTTCTACGGCTGGTTCGCGGACCACGGGCACGCCTGGTGGGTGTGGACCTGCCTGGCCGGCGGCGGGCTCGGCCTGATCGGTGTCTGGTACGTCCGCAGGCGGGACGCGGCGCTCAAGCGGTCGGCCGCGCTGGAGTCGGCGTCCGTCGAATAG
- a CDS encoding cation-translocating P-type ATPase codes for MTHIDAGAELDPVHPVALPESRSGGLTGAEVAERVARGQVNDVPVRSSRSMGEIVRANVFTRFNAIIGVLWLVMLFVAPIQDSLFGFVILANTGIGIVQEWRAKQTLDSLAVIGESRPTVRRDGTAVEVPTSGIVLDDLVEIGPGDKVVVDGVCAEADGLEIDESLLTGEADPVVKRFGDPVMSGSFVVAGGGAFRATKVGREAYAAQLAEEASRFTLVHSELRTGISTILKYVTWMMVPAAIGLVVTQLVVKSDGLKDAVARTVGGIIPMVPEGLVLLTSVAFAIGVIRLGRKQCLVQELPAIEGLARVDTVCLDKTGTLTEGGMDVTGLQPLGGADETYVRRVLGALGESDPRPNASLQAIIDAYPDSEEWRCVESLPFSSARKYSGATFSEGDGEASTWLLGAPDVLLADGDPALAETERLNEQGLRVLLLSRATRDLDDPEPARGARPTALVVLEQRLRPDAAGTLGYFAQQDVRAKVISGDNAVSVGAVAAKLGLSGTAVDARRLPAERKAMADALDEGTVFGRVTPQQKRDMVGALQSKGHTVAMTGDGVNDVLALKDADIGVSMGSGSEATRAVAQIVLLDNSFATLPSVVAEGRRVIGNITRVATLFLVKTVYSVLLAVLVVCWQVEYPFLPRHLTLLSTLTIGVPAFFLALAPNGERARPHFVRRVMRYSIPGGVVTGVATFATYLIARHHYTGPDSLEAETSAATLTLFLVSMWVLAIIARPYTWWRVALVASMGLAFLLVLAVPALQTFFALRLVGLAMPWTAVGISVVAAATLELAWTWVDRRFPA; via the coding sequence ATGACGCACATCGACGCGGGCGCCGAACTCGACCCCGTGCACCCGGTGGCCCTGCCCGAGAGCCGCTCGGGCGGGCTGACCGGCGCCGAGGTCGCGGAGCGCGTCGCGCGCGGGCAGGTCAACGACGTGCCGGTGCGCAGCAGCCGCTCGATGGGCGAGATCGTCCGCGCGAACGTCTTCACCCGGTTCAACGCGATCATCGGTGTGCTGTGGCTGGTCATGCTGTTCGTCGCGCCGATCCAGGACAGCCTGTTCGGCTTCGTGATCCTCGCCAACACCGGCATCGGCATCGTCCAGGAGTGGCGCGCGAAGCAGACCCTGGACTCGCTCGCGGTGATCGGCGAGTCCCGGCCGACCGTCCGCCGCGACGGCACCGCCGTGGAGGTCCCCACCAGCGGGATCGTCCTGGACGACCTGGTGGAGATAGGCCCCGGCGACAAGGTCGTCGTGGACGGCGTGTGCGCGGAGGCCGACGGTCTGGAGATCGACGAGTCGCTGCTCACCGGCGAGGCCGACCCGGTGGTCAAGCGCTTTGGCGACCCGGTCATGTCCGGCAGCTTCGTGGTCGCGGGCGGGGGCGCGTTCCGGGCCACCAAGGTGGGCCGTGAGGCCTACGCCGCCCAGCTCGCCGAGGAGGCCTCCCGCTTCACCCTCGTCCACTCCGAGCTGCGCACCGGCATCTCCACGATCCTCAAGTACGTGACCTGGATGATGGTGCCGGCCGCGATCGGCCTGGTCGTCACCCAGCTGGTGGTCAAGAGCGACGGGCTGAAGGACGCGGTGGCCCGCACGGTCGGCGGGATCATCCCGATGGTGCCCGAGGGCCTGGTGCTGCTGACCTCCGTGGCCTTCGCCATCGGCGTCATCCGGCTGGGCCGCAAGCAGTGCCTGGTGCAGGAACTGCCCGCCATCGAGGGGCTGGCCCGGGTCGACACCGTCTGCCTGGACAAGACCGGAACCCTGACCGAGGGCGGCATGGACGTCACCGGCCTCCAGCCGCTGGGCGGCGCCGACGAGACGTACGTGCGCAGGGTGCTGGGCGCCCTCGGCGAGTCCGACCCGCGGCCCAACGCCTCCCTCCAGGCGATCATCGACGCCTACCCCGACAGCGAGGAGTGGCGCTGCGTCGAGTCGCTCCCCTTCTCCTCCGCCCGCAAGTACAGCGGCGCCACCTTCAGCGAGGGCGACGGCGAGGCCAGCACCTGGCTGCTGGGCGCCCCCGACGTGCTGCTCGCCGACGGCGACCCGGCCCTGGCCGAGACCGAGCGGCTCAACGAGCAGGGGCTGCGGGTACTGCTCCTCAGCCGCGCCACCCGGGACCTGGACGACCCCGAGCCGGCCAGGGGCGCCCGTCCCACCGCCCTCGTCGTCCTCGAACAGCGGCTGCGGCCCGACGCCGCCGGCACCCTCGGCTACTTCGCCCAGCAGGACGTCCGCGCGAAGGTCATCTCCGGCGACAACGCGGTGTCCGTCGGGGCGGTCGCGGCCAAGCTGGGCCTGTCCGGCACGGCGGTGGACGCGCGCCGGCTGCCCGCCGAGCGCAAGGCGATGGCGGACGCGCTGGACGAGGGGACCGTCTTCGGCCGGGTCACCCCGCAGCAGAAGCGGGACATGGTGGGCGCGCTGCAGTCGAAGGGGCACACCGTCGCGATGACCGGCGACGGCGTGAACGACGTCCTCGCGCTCAAGGACGCGGACATCGGCGTCTCCATGGGCTCCGGTTCGGAGGCCACCCGGGCGGTCGCGCAGATCGTCCTGCTGGACAACAGCTTCGCCACCCTGCCCTCGGTGGTGGCCGAGGGGCGCCGGGTCATCGGCAACATCACCCGCGTGGCCACGCTGTTCCTGGTCAAGACGGTGTACTCGGTGCTGCTCGCCGTGCTGGTGGTGTGCTGGCAGGTGGAGTACCCCTTCCTGCCCCGGCACCTGACCCTGCTCTCGACCCTCACGATCGGCGTCCCGGCCTTCTTCCTCGCCCTCGCCCCCAACGGGGAACGGGCCAGGCCCCACTTCGTCCGCAGGGTCATGCGCTACTCGATCCCGGGCGGGGTGGTGACCGGCGTGGCGACCTTCGCGACGTACCTGATCGCCCGCCACCACTACACCGGCCCGGACTCCCTGGAGGCGGAGACCAGCGCGGCGACCCTGACCCTGTTCCTGGTCTCGATGTGGGTCCTGGCCATCATCGCCCGCCCCTACACGTGGTGGCGCGTCGCCCTGGTGGCGTCGATGGGCCTCGCCTTCCTCCTCGTCCTCGCGGTCCCGGCCCTGCAGACCTTCTTCGCCCTGAGACTGGTCGGCCTGGCGATGCCGTGGACGGCGGTGGGCATCTCGGTGGTGGCGGCGGCCACCCTGGAACTCGCCTGGACATGGGTGGACCGCCGCTTCCCGGCGTGA
- a CDS encoding MarR family winged helix-turn-helix transcriptional regulator, which yields MPDLTHGDDAAAVNSLRSAVMRLSRRLKHQRVDESLSPTEMSVLGTLSNCGSATPGELARKEHVQPPSMTRIVALLEGKGLVRLEPHPDDRRQKVVTRTEQAEAMLEESRRKRNAFLAGLVDGLDEDEWAKLRAAAPVLEKLAHL from the coding sequence ATGCCGGACCTCACCCATGGCGACGATGCTGCCGCCGTGAACTCCCTCCGCTCCGCCGTGATGCGGCTGTCCCGTCGGCTCAAGCACCAGCGGGTCGACGAGTCCCTCAGCCCCACCGAGATGTCGGTGCTGGGCACGCTGTCCAACTGCGGCAGTGCCACGCCGGGCGAGCTCGCCCGCAAGGAACACGTCCAGCCGCCGTCAATGACCCGCATCGTCGCGCTGCTCGAGGGCAAGGGTCTGGTCCGTCTGGAGCCGCACCCCGACGACCGTCGCCAGAAGGTCGTCACCAGGACCGAACAGGCCGAGGCGATGCTCGAGGAGAGCCGCCGCAAGCGCAACGCGTTCCTGGCCGGCCTGGTCGACGGCCTCGACGAGGACGAGTGGGCCAAGCTGCGCGCAGCGGCCCCCGTGCTGGAGAAGCTCGCCCACCTGTAA
- a CDS encoding ribbon-helix-helix protein, CopG family encodes MGTTVLSLRMDGELLERLRHHAAKRGMSVQDYVVRTLIRDDFDERFQTAVEETERFYGVT; translated from the coding sequence ATGGGGACCACTGTGCTCAGCCTGCGGATGGACGGGGAGCTGCTCGAGAGGCTCCGGCACCACGCGGCCAAAAGGGGAATGAGCGTGCAGGACTATGTGGTCCGCACGCTCATTCGGGACGACTTCGACGAACGGTTCCAGACCGCCGTCGAGGAGACGGAGAGGTTCTACGGCGTCACGTGA
- a CDS encoding MFS transporter — protein sequence MFSSLRIRNYRLFFVGQVVSNTGTWMQRIAQDWLVLSLTGSSAAVGITTALQFLPMLLFGLYGGVLVDRLPKRPTLLVTQSAMALTGLALAFLTLSGHVQVWHVYVAAFAVGLATVVDNPARQSFVSEMVGPDQLQNAVSLNSANFQSARLVGPAVAGVMITGVGTGWAFLFNGLSFVAPLAGLLLMRGRELHVVQRAPRGKGQLREGLRYVAGRPELIWPIVLVGFIGTFGFNFPVWLSAYADDVFHAGAGAYSLFNTLMAVGSLGGALLAARRGTARLRLLIAAALAFGALETVAALAPSYWLFALLMVPIGVCGLTVNVTANTSVQMATDPAMRGRVMALFMMVFMGGTPIGAPVVGWITDTYGPRVGFALGGLISAAAAASVGLALARVGGLRLSVGWHRGHPQVRFVPRERERLATAA from the coding sequence ATGTTCAGCTCGCTGAGGATCCGCAACTACCGCCTCTTCTTCGTCGGGCAGGTCGTCTCCAACACCGGCACCTGGATGCAGCGCATCGCCCAGGACTGGCTGGTGCTCAGCCTCACCGGATCCTCCGCGGCCGTGGGCATCACGACGGCCCTCCAGTTCCTGCCGATGCTGCTGTTCGGCCTGTACGGCGGCGTCCTCGTGGACCGGCTGCCCAAGCGCCCCACGCTGCTGGTGACCCAGTCGGCCATGGCGCTCACGGGACTCGCGCTCGCCTTCCTGACCCTCTCCGGGCATGTGCAGGTGTGGCACGTCTACGTCGCGGCCTTCGCCGTCGGTCTCGCCACCGTGGTCGACAACCCGGCCCGGCAGTCCTTCGTCTCCGAGATGGTCGGCCCGGACCAGCTGCAGAACGCGGTCAGCCTGAACTCCGCGAACTTCCAGTCCGCCCGTCTGGTCGGTCCCGCCGTCGCGGGCGTCATGATCACCGGCGTGGGCACCGGCTGGGCGTTCCTCTTCAACGGACTGTCCTTCGTCGCCCCGCTGGCCGGCCTGCTCCTGATGCGCGGCCGTGAGCTGCACGTGGTCCAGCGCGCACCGCGCGGCAAGGGCCAGCTGCGGGAGGGGCTGCGGTACGTGGCGGGCCGCCCGGAGCTGATCTGGCCGATCGTCCTGGTCGGCTTCATCGGCACCTTCGGCTTCAACTTCCCGGTGTGGCTGTCGGCCTACGCCGACGACGTCTTCCACGCCGGAGCCGGCGCCTACAGCCTCTTCAACACGCTGATGGCCGTCGGCTCGCTCGGCGGCGCCCTGCTGGCGGCCCGCCGCGGCACGGCCCGGCTGCGTCTGCTGATCGCCGCCGCGCTGGCCTTCGGCGCCCTGGAGACCGTGGCCGCGCTGGCGCCGTCGTACTGGCTGTTCGCGCTGCTCATGGTCCCGATCGGGGTGTGCGGGCTCACGGTCAACGTCACCGCGAACACCTCCGTGCAGATGGCCACCGACCCGGCCATGCGCGGCCGGGTGATGGCCCTGTTCATGATGGTGTTCATGGGCGGTACGCCGATCGGCGCGCCCGTCGTCGGCTGGATCACCGACACCTACGGCCCCCGTGTCGGCTTCGCCCTCGGCGGCCTCATCTCGGCCGCGGCGGCCGCCTCGGTCGGCCTGGCCCTCGCCCGGGTCGGCGGTCTGCGCCTCTCGGTGGGCTGGCACCGCGGCCATCCGCAGGTGCGGTTCGTCCCGCGCGAGCGGGAACGGCTGGCCACCGCAGCGTGA
- a CDS encoding NCS2 family permease, protein MSTSAPAKVPTPEMPGGSPAYGALDRYFKISERGSTLGREIRGGFATFFAMAYIIVLNPIILGSAKDMYGHHLNNGQLVTATVLTAAFTTLLMGVIGNVPIALAAGLGVNSVVALQLAPRMSWPDAMGMVVLAGFVVMLLVATGLRERVMNAVPFGLRKAISIGIGLFIMLIGLVDSGFVTRIPDVAQTTVPLQLGVNGHLTGWPVLIFILGTLLTFALIVRKVPGAILISIVGMTVLALIINAVATVPNWGLTVPKWPGNPLATPDFGLVGQVSLFGGFGKVGVLTGVLFVFTVLLSCFFDAMGTIMGISDEAKLTDAQGYMPGINKVLFVDGLAVAAGGASSSSATTAFVESTAGVGEGARTGFANIVTGGLFAVALFLTPIATMVPSQAATPALITVGFLILSNSVKEIDWADYTIAIPAFVTMLMMPFTYSITNGIGMGFITFVVLRLAAGRPRDIPVPMYVVSAVFAFYYLMPALGLT, encoded by the coding sequence ATGTCCACCTCGGCGCCTGCCAAGGTCCCCACCCCCGAGATGCCGGGCGGCTCGCCCGCGTACGGCGCTCTCGACCGCTACTTCAAGATCTCGGAACGCGGCAGCACTCTGGGCCGTGAGATCCGTGGCGGTTTCGCCACCTTCTTCGCGATGGCGTACATCATCGTGCTGAATCCGATCATCCTCGGCAGCGCGAAGGACATGTACGGACACCACCTGAACAACGGCCAGCTGGTCACCGCGACCGTCCTGACGGCCGCCTTCACCACGCTGCTCATGGGGGTCATCGGCAACGTGCCGATCGCGCTCGCCGCCGGTCTCGGCGTGAACTCGGTCGTCGCGCTCCAGCTCGCCCCCCGCATGTCCTGGCCGGACGCCATGGGCATGGTCGTCCTGGCCGGCTTCGTGGTCATGCTGCTGGTCGCCACGGGTCTGCGCGAGCGCGTGATGAACGCCGTCCCGTTCGGCCTGCGCAAGGCGATCTCGATCGGTATCGGCCTGTTCATCATGCTGATCGGCCTGGTCGACTCCGGCTTCGTCACCCGCATCCCGGACGTCGCCCAGACCACCGTCCCGCTCCAGCTCGGGGTCAACGGTCACCTCACCGGCTGGCCGGTGCTGATCTTCATCCTGGGCACGCTGCTCACCTTCGCCCTGATCGTCCGCAAGGTGCCGGGCGCCATCCTGATCTCCATCGTCGGGATGACCGTCCTCGCGCTGATCATCAACGCCGTCGCCACGGTCCCGAACTGGGGCCTGACGGTCCCGAAGTGGCCGGGCAACCCGCTGGCCACCCCCGACTTCGGCCTGGTCGGCCAGGTCAGCCTCTTCGGCGGCTTCGGCAAGGTCGGCGTGCTGACCGGCGTCCTCTTCGTCTTCACGGTCCTGCTGTCGTGCTTCTTCGACGCCATGGGCACGATCATGGGCATCAGCGACGAGGCCAAGCTGACCGACGCCCAGGGCTACATGCCCGGCATCAACAAGGTCCTCTTCGTCGACGGCCTCGCCGTCGCGGCGGGCGGCGCCAGCTCCTCCTCGGCCACCACCGCGTTCGTGGAGTCCACGGCCGGTGTCGGCGAGGGCGCGCGCACGGGCTTCGCGAACATCGTCACGGGCGGCCTGTTCGCCGTGGCCCTCTTCCTCACGCCGATCGCCACGATGGTCCCCTCGCAGGCGGCCACCCCGGCGCTGATCACGGTGGGCTTCCTGATCCTGTCGAACTCCGTCAAGGAGATCGACTGGGCGGACTACACCATCGCGATCCCGGCCTTCGTGACCATGCTCATGATGCCGTTCACCTACTCGATCACCAACGGCATCGGCATGGGCTTCATCACCTTCGTCGTGCTGCGCCTGGCGGCCGGCCGGCCCCGGGACATCCCGGTCCCGATGTACGTCGTCTCGGCGGTGTTCGCCTTCTACTACCTGATGCCGGCCCTCGGCCTGACCTGA
- a CDS encoding aldo/keto reductase, translating to MKYTQLGRTGLKVSRLVLGTMNFGPQTDEADSHAIMDAALDAGINFFDTANVYGWGENKGRTESIIGNWFAQGGERRDKVVLATKVYGNMAADGGAWPNHDKLSAVNIRRAVDASLKRLRTDYIDVYQFHHVDRNTPFEEIWQAIDVLVQQGKILYVGSSNFPGYKIAQANEAAARRGGTIGLVSEQCLYNLAERRAEMEVIPAAQEYGLGVIPWSPLHGGLLGGVIKKEVQGGRRASGRAADTLADPTARAQIQSYEDLLDKHGLEPGEAALAWLLTRPGVTGPIVGPRTAEQLASALRAVELELSQELLTGLDEIFPGPGPSPEAFAW from the coding sequence ATGAAGTACACGCAGCTAGGACGCACCGGACTCAAGGTCAGCCGACTCGTCCTCGGCACCATGAACTTCGGCCCGCAGACCGACGAGGCCGACAGCCACGCGATCATGGACGCGGCGCTGGACGCGGGCATCAACTTCTTCGACACCGCCAACGTCTACGGATGGGGCGAGAACAAGGGCCGGACCGAGTCCATCATCGGGAACTGGTTCGCCCAGGGCGGCGAGCGCCGCGACAAGGTGGTGCTGGCCACCAAGGTGTACGGCAACATGGCCGCCGACGGCGGCGCCTGGCCCAACCACGACAAGCTGTCCGCGGTGAACATCCGCCGGGCCGTCGACGCCAGCCTCAAGCGTCTGCGGACGGACTACATCGACGTCTACCAGTTCCACCACGTCGACCGGAACACCCCCTTCGAGGAGATCTGGCAGGCGATCGACGTCCTCGTCCAGCAGGGGAAGATCCTCTACGTCGGCTCCTCCAACTTCCCCGGCTACAAGATCGCCCAGGCCAACGAGGCCGCCGCCCGCCGGGGCGGCACCATCGGCCTCGTCAGCGAGCAGTGCCTGTACAACCTCGCCGAGCGGCGCGCCGAGATGGAGGTCATCCCGGCCGCGCAGGAGTACGGCCTCGGGGTCATCCCCTGGTCGCCGCTGCACGGAGGTCTGCTCGGCGGTGTGATCAAGAAGGAGGTGCAGGGCGGGCGCCGTGCCTCCGGGCGGGCCGCCGACACCCTGGCCGACCCCACCGCACGCGCGCAGATCCAGTCCTACGAGGACCTGCTCGACAAGCACGGTCTGGAGCCCGGCGAGGCCGCCCTGGCCTGGCTGCTGACCCGGCCGGGGGTGACCGGCCCGATCGTCGGCCCGCGCACCGCCGAGCAGCTCGCATCCGCCCTCAGGGCCGTCGAGCTGGAACTGTCGCAGGAGCTGCTGACCGGCCTGGACGAGATCTTCCCGGGCCCGGGGCCGTCCCCGGAGGCGTTCGCCTGGTAG
- a CDS encoding FG-GAP-like repeat-containing protein, protein MTQPPTRGKRTVWVTGVLTAGLTTGLLLAPPARSVVGDQVADSADQYTLKVHINVGRDDERACSGTLVDAQWVLTAASCLAADPQQGTRIPAGAPAHTTVVTADGNGPDAAETAKQKVLELVPHPDRDLVMARIGNPATIDNPLDGPFPGITAAPVGTTAPVTGDRLRAVGYGRTRNEWVPGRAHTASFGVDAVDASTLTVSPGSDSGALCPGDAGGPVLDGRGRLVAVVARSWSGGCFGSTETRTGAVATRVDDIAGWVQQVRLKSRKDHVGDAVTAADFNHDGRTDIAAVLVNGTAHVFLGRADGTLEYGSHLDSLGRAGVKEMVAGDFQAATGLEAITVEDGGDLYLASKHSLIPTVWTRAKLWNDTAWKDGLPVATLHSTTPGRDTPLFQWPDGSLYTYKRDGDGNLVNQKKSMWPDKTWKKKQIATGDFTGDGRDDVAAVAADGSLSLYPAKADGTFDKGRSMWPDKTWGGMRRVLGGDFDGDGKADLAALTSSGDLRLYAGDGKGGLAAGRTMWPSV, encoded by the coding sequence GTGACACAGCCCCCTACGCGCGGGAAGCGCACGGTGTGGGTGACCGGGGTCCTGACGGCGGGCCTCACCACCGGACTGCTGCTGGCACCCCCGGCCCGGTCCGTCGTCGGCGACCAGGTCGCCGACAGCGCCGACCAGTACACGCTCAAGGTGCACATCAACGTCGGCCGTGACGACGAACGCGCCTGCTCCGGCACCCTCGTCGACGCCCAGTGGGTGCTCACCGCCGCCAGTTGCCTGGCCGCCGACCCCCAGCAGGGCACCCGGATCCCCGCGGGGGCACCGGCGCACACCACGGTCGTGACCGCCGACGGCAACGGGCCCGACGCGGCCGAGACCGCCAAGCAGAAGGTCCTGGAACTCGTCCCGCACCCGGATCGCGACCTGGTCATGGCGCGGATCGGCAACCCCGCCACCATCGACAACCCGCTGGACGGGCCGTTCCCCGGCATCACGGCGGCCCCGGTGGGCACCACCGCTCCGGTCACGGGGGACCGGCTCAGAGCCGTCGGGTACGGGCGCACCAGGAACGAGTGGGTCCCCGGGCGGGCGCACACCGCGTCCTTCGGCGTGGACGCCGTGGACGCGTCGACCCTCACCGTCTCACCCGGCTCCGACTCCGGCGCCCTGTGCCCGGGAGACGCCGGCGGCCCGGTGCTCGACGGCCGGGGCAGACTGGTGGCGGTCGTCGCCCGCTCCTGGAGCGGTGGCTGCTTCGGTTCCACGGAGACCCGCACGGGGGCCGTCGCGACCCGGGTCGACGACATCGCCGGGTGGGTCCAGCAGGTGCGCCTGAAGTCCCGTAAGGACCATGTCGGCGACGCCGTCACGGCGGCCGACTTCAACCACGACGGGCGCACGGACATCGCGGCCGTCCTGGTCAACGGCACGGCGCACGTCTTCCTGGGCCGCGCCGACGGCACGCTGGAGTACGGCAGTCACCTCGACTCCCTGGGCCGCGCCGGCGTGAAGGAGATGGTCGCGGGCGACTTCCAGGCGGCGACGGGGCTCGAAGCGATCACCGTCGAGGACGGCGGGGATCTCTACCTGGCCTCGAAGCACTCCCTGATCCCGACCGTCTGGACGCGGGCCAAGCTGTGGAACGACACCGCCTGGAAGGACGGCCTGCCCGTCGCCACCCTGCACAGCACGACCCCGGGACGCGACACCCCGCTGTTCCAGTGGCCCGACGGTTCCCTCTACACGTACAAGAGGGACGGCGACGGGAACCTGGTGAACCAGAAGAAGTCCATGTGGCCGGACAAGACCTGGAAGAAGAAGCAGATCGCCACGGGTGACTTCACCGGGGACGGACGGGACGACGTCGCCGCCGTCGCCGCGGACGGCTCCCTGAGCCTCTACCCGGCCAAGGCCGACGGCACCTTCGACAAGGGCCGTTCCATGTGGCCCGACAAGACCTGGGGCGGCATGCGCCGCGTGCTCGGCGGTGACTTCGACGGGGACGGCAAGGCCGACCTCGCCGCCCTGACCTCCAGCGGCGACCTGCGCCTCTACGCCGGCGACGGCAAGGGGGGCCTCGCGGCCGGCCGGACCATGTGGCCCTCGGTCTGA
- a CDS encoding Uma2 family endonuclease, translated as MAESVNPIRLDDLFERLERMPVPEGYKVEVVEGTVYMSVPQDTHWEIIMCIIEQLRTKYPRKQVKSDVRIDYPGHLNGFATDVTVISEGAEQTPAGRWRHSDVEFAAEVISKGTAVNDYGPKKAAYAAAEVPVYLVADPYQRRCHVYTQPKEGGYEIETTVAFGNDLDLTGTVVGLTLKTDEFPQD; from the coding sequence ATGGCCGAGAGCGTCAACCCGATCAGGCTCGACGATCTGTTCGAGCGGCTCGAGAGGATGCCCGTCCCCGAGGGATACAAGGTCGAGGTCGTCGAAGGGACCGTCTACATGTCGGTCCCGCAGGACACCCACTGGGAAATCATCATGTGCATCATCGAGCAGTTGCGCACCAAGTACCCCCGGAAACAGGTGAAGTCCGACGTCCGGATCGACTACCCGGGCCACCTCAACGGCTTCGCCACGGACGTGACGGTGATCTCCGAGGGCGCCGAGCAGACGCCGGCCGGCCGATGGCGGCACAGCGACGTCGAGTTCGCCGCCGAAGTGATTTCCAAGGGCACCGCGGTCAACGACTACGGTCCCAAGAAGGCCGCCTACGCCGCGGCGGAGGTCCCGGTCTACCTCGTCGCCGACCCCTACCAGCGCCGGTGCCACGTCTACACCCAACCCAAGGAAGGCGGCTACGAGATCGAGACCACGGTGGCCTTCGGCAACGACCTGGACCTCACCGGCACGGTCGTGGGTCTCACCCTCAAGACCGACGAGTTCCCCCAGGACTGA